TTGGTAGAAACTAGAGAAGTAAGCGTAGGAAATATTTGTTGCAGAGAGGGCGTTTCGTTTCAACTGAAAGAATAGAAGTTGGGGGGAGAGAAGGTACCAGAGCTTCCTTTACAAAGAGTTAAAGCCCTCTCCAAATTGGAAACTACATCAGACATTGTTGGTCTCTCTTTCCCTTCCAAGTTAACACACATCATCGCGGTATAATCCAGGAGCTCAACAGCCTCAGACTCGTTCATCACTGGATCTCTACCATTAAAATGACGAGTATTTGGGAACCTGGGATCCATACGTCCAGCTAACTATCACCCGAATACCAAAGTTAGCATCTCCCCTAATATAACCAGCACTATAACCATCATTATAAGCTGCCAATTCCACCTTACCTTTAGCAATTTTGAAACCAGAAGTATCCCACAAGTCTGCCTCAATTATCAATGAACTATACGCGGGCACAGCAATGATGGATCTTGATAGTTGAAGTTCTGCGCAACGCTTAGATTTCAATAGTTGTAAATCACCAGATTTCAAAAGTGTTATTTTACAGTAATCCTTGATCGCAGAATCATTGCCACACCAAAAGTTACCATATCTGGCAGATATACTCCCCCGAAAATTGAATTCAGCAACAGGCGCGGTACCAAGatcaacaatttcaatttgAATCTGTGCTTGTACAGCATGATAGAATATGGAATAATACATGGTGATGCAACACCCATTAGGACTTTCAAAGACGGCAGAAAGTGGTTGCTCATATCCAGCTGATTGATTTTTGACACTCGCTTGAGATAATAACAGCTTAGGGTCATCAGAGAAGTCTATCAAGAACGGGCCTCTAGCGATTTTGGCAATTTCAGGTTTGTAAACATTCCATGACAATTGCCATTTGCTAAGTACAATATCCTCTAAATCACCGCATAGTCGGAGATCAACATTAATAGAAAAGCCAGTGGTAAAGGGGATAGCACAAGGGGGGCTTGTTAAAGTTACGTTGCAATTAGCACGTATATGTTCCGGGTTTGCCCTATCTCGATGGTACAGGGTAATAGGACCATCTAAATCAACCACCTCAATATTTCCATATAGTTCTCCTCGTCTCTCCACGTCATCAAACTTATCCACACAAACTTGGAACACCTCAATCAAGCGACGTGTACTTACGTAATCTGGACAAATAGTTGTAGTACTCCATGGAGGAAACGTTTGCATTTTATGAAATTCTCTAGCTTTTTTCCGTCTCGTAGTAGGACAAGGTTTTAGTGGAAATGTTGACATAGTTGATTCTCAAAACCTCGAGAGTGTATAAGCTGGAACTAGCAATATAATCAAAAGAACATAATTACATAACTGACATCATATGGACAAACACTAAGTTACAGAATCTACAATCCTGGTATAATTTCTTTGCTAATTATTTCCCCAAtttaagaaccctaattttcgaaaaatccCCATTTTTCGACTCAATTACCAGAAATATTGAATAATCCCCAAtcgaaaaccctaattttcgaaaaatccCCAATTTTCGACTCAATTGCCAGAAATATTGAATAATCCCCAAtcgaagaaccctaattttcgCAAAAGCCCCAatataaaaccctaattttcaagAACCATACATTTCGAAGAAcctaatttttgaaaaagcccATTTGAAGAACCATAAATATCGATAAAACCCCCAATTTCAGCGTCGATTTTTTTAGAAACTCCCAATTCAACGATAGGAGGAGTTAAGGAGAGGGATTATTACCTGTTATCACGTTGAAGCTTCCAATCTTCAACCGCGCCCGATGTTCACGTAATATAGAGAGCACACTGAAAGAGAATAGAGGGAACCGATTTATTAAAGAGAATCAAACTAATAATCTCAGCATTGAAGTTTGGTAGTCAGGAGATGAGTTATTAAGGAGGGAGGGGAGTTGAGCAGAGATTAAAGATTTAAAGGGAGGAGGACGTTGTGAACTTGTAATCGAAAAATGGGTAGGGTGAAAGGAAAAAGTACGTATTTGAGATTTTGGGGATTCCTTGTTTTAATTTATGActatgttatttatttatttttggaatTATTAATTAgctttaaaatatatttatgatATCATAATTCGATCGTTTTCACTGGAATACGATCTCGGGTTCCAATTTAAAGTACGGGATTAAGT
This sequence is a window from Spinacia oleracea cultivar Varoflay chromosome 1, BTI_SOV_V1, whole genome shotgun sequence. Protein-coding genes within it:
- the LOC110780256 gene encoding uncharacterized protein, producing MSTFPLKPCPTTRRKKAREFHKMQTFPPWSTTTICPDYVSTRRLIEVFQVCVDKFDDVERRGELYGNIEVVDLDGPITLYHRDRANPEHIRANCNVTLTSPPCAIPFTTGFSINVDLRLCGDLEDIVLSKWQLSWNVYKPEIAKIARGPFLIDFSDDPKLLLSQASVKNQSAGYEQPLSAVFESPNGCCITMYYSIFYHAVQAQIQIEIVDLGTAPVAEFNFRGSISARYGNFWCGNDSAIKDYCKITLLKSGDLQLLKSKRCAELQLSRSIIAVPAYSSLIIEADLWDTSGFKIAKGKVELAAYNDGYSAGYIRGDANFGIRVIVSWTYGSQVPKYSSF